In Calditrichota bacterium, one genomic interval encodes:
- a CDS encoding NAD(P)H-dependent glycerol-3-phosphate dehydrogenase codes for MIGLVGLGNMGSAIAHVMASNGHAVLGWEHNARVVEEINRNHTNTPFLPGITLDPNLKATGDLKRVFETCPVIFVAIPSIFFQSVLKPFSNKTTGKVFVDLTKGIDRETLLTSFQMLQILFPGNQHVMLSGPSIANEFSRGLPTLVMLAGEDKSGLLQIARILENDYFRVRFSDDTIGVELGGILKNIYAIGLGIFDGLAIDSVNFRSSYLTVALEEISQIGVALGARKETFLYLAGMGDLLATSLSQHSHNRRMGEFLAQGLSLKKIEQKMGVLPEGFNTLKMTLYLAEKHHCSMPLARGLWDVIHERLSAETFVQMFIKDFVE; via the coding sequence ATGATTGGTTTGGTCGGTCTTGGAAATATGGGATCAGCCATTGCACATGTAATGGCTTCAAACGGACACGCTGTGCTTGGATGGGAACACAACGCCCGTGTGGTTGAGGAAATCAACCGTAACCACACGAACACCCCATTTTTACCTGGTATTACATTGGATCCCAACTTAAAAGCGACCGGTGATCTGAAGCGGGTGTTTGAGACGTGTCCGGTTATTTTTGTGGCCATTCCATCGATCTTTTTTCAATCGGTGCTAAAACCCTTTTCAAACAAGACCACCGGAAAGGTGTTTGTAGATTTGACCAAAGGGATTGACCGGGAGACGCTCTTAACCTCATTTCAAATGCTGCAGATTCTTTTTCCCGGCAACCAACATGTGATGCTGTCCGGCCCGTCTATTGCCAATGAGTTTTCCCGCGGTCTGCCAACCCTGGTTATGCTTGCCGGCGAAGACAAAAGCGGTCTTTTACAAATTGCCCGAATTTTGGAAAATGATTATTTTCGGGTTCGTTTTTCGGACGACACCATTGGCGTCGAATTGGGTGGAATCCTGAAGAATATTTATGCCATTGGTCTGGGAATTTTTGACGGACTGGCCATTGACAGTGTGAATTTCCGATCCTCTTACTTGACGGTTGCTCTGGAGGAAATTTCTCAAATAGGGGTGGCTCTGGGGGCTCGAAAGGAAACCTTCCTGTATCTTGCAGGGATGGGCGATCTGCTGGCGACATCCTTGAGCCAGCACAGCCACAATCGACGGATGGGCGAATTTCTGGCGCAGGGGCTTTCTCTCAAGAAAATCGAACAGAAAATGGGAGTTTTGCCTGAGGGATTTAATACGCTCAAGATGACGCTGTATCTTGCAGAAAAGCACCATTGTTCGATGCCCCTGGCGAGAGGGTTGTGGGATGTTATTCACGAGCGCCTGAGCGCCGAAACCTTTGTTCAGATGTTTATTAAGGACTTTGTCGAATAG